The following proteins are encoded in a genomic region of Asterias amurensis chromosome 5, ASM3211899v1:
- the LOC139937081 gene encoding serine hydroxymethyltransferase, mitochondrial-like, translating to MASSNTLRRFICSAPTVRNVLKRSYVQQAPKHDGTTTASWTGQESLAQIDPEILSLIQDEKQRQIRGLELIASENFCTKASLQVLSSCLHNKYSEGLPGQRYYGGNEVIDKVEILCQNRALEAFDLDPVKWGVNVQPYSGSPANLAVYTALLSPHDRIMGQDLPHGGHLTHGFMTDTRRVSATSIFFESMPYRLDISTGLIDYDKLAESAKLFRPRLIISGYSAYTRKLDYRRFREISDDVNAVLMSDMAHISGLVAAKVLPSPFDYADIVTTTTHKTLRGARAGLIFFRRGKKGVSKKTGKDLMFDYERKINNAVFPALQGGPHNNSIGAVAVALKQSMSPEFKEYQRQTVRNSQAMAQGMVARGYSLVSGGTDNHLVLVDLQSKGVDGAQAEHILELCAISVNKNTCPGDRSALHPSGLRLGSPALTSRNFKEADFLQVVDYIDRSIAIGQDAKKITGSDNKAFFHILETNPEIQQKVAKLKNEVECFAADFPMPGFDNF from the exons ATGGCAAGCTCCAATACATTGCGTAGGTTCATCTGCTCAGCACCAACCGTCAGGAAT GTGCTGAAAAGATCCTACGTCCAGCAGGCACCCAAGCATGATGGCACCACGACTGCATCCTGGACAGGCCAGGAGTCTCTAGCCCAGATTGACCCTGAAATACTCTCGCTCATTCAAGATGAGAAGCAGCGACAGATTAGAGGACTTGAACTCATTGCTTCAGAG AACTTTTGTACCAAAGCTAGCCTGCAAGTACTCAGCTCTTGCCTCCATAACAAATACTCAGAGGGTCTTCCTGGACAGAG ATATTATGGAGGAAATGAAGTCATCGATAAAGTTGAGATTCTTTGCCAGAACCGTGCTCTCGAGGCCTTCGATCTGGACCCAGTGAAATGGGGCGTCAATGTCCAACCCTACTCAGGATCGCCGGCAAACTTGGCCGTTTACACGGCTCTTCTCTCACCGCATGATCGCATCATGGGTCAAGACCTTCCACACGGCGGACA tttAACTCATGGTTTTATGACAGACACAAGGAGAGTCTCGGCTACTTCAATCTTCTTTGAGTCCATGCCATACCGTCTCGAT ATTAGTACTGGGTTAATCGACTACGATAAATTAGCAGAGTCTGCAAAGCTCTTCAGGCCGCGCCTCATCATCTCGGGCTACAGTGCGTACACCAGGAAACTGGATTATCGACGCTTCAGAGAG ATCTCTGACGATGTCAATGCCGTACTGATGTCTGACATGGCACACATCAGCGGCCTTGTAGCAGCCAAAGTACTTCCCTCACCGTTTGACTATGCAGACATTGTTACCACCACAACTCACAAGACCTTAAGAGGAGCAAG AGCGGGTCTGATCTTCTTCCGACGAGGGAAGAAAGGAGTGAGTAAGAAGACTGGAAAGGACCTCATGTTTGATTATGAGAGGAAGATTAACAATGCTGTCTTCCCAGCGCTGCAAGGAGGTCCGCATAATAACTCCATCGGGGCTGTAGCTGTGGCACTGAAACAA TCTATGTCACCAGAGTTCAAAGAGTACCAACGACAGACGGTTCGTAACTCCCAGGCGATGGCACAGGGGATGGTAGCCAGAGGATACTCTCTTGTTTCAG gAGGTACCGACAATCACCTGGTCTTAGTTGATCTTCAATCCAAGGGTGTGGACGGAGCTCAGGCAGAACACATCTTGGAACTTTGTGCCATCTCTGTCAACAAGAACACTTGCCCCGGAGACAGGAGTGCTCTTCATCCCAGCGGTCTCAGACTTG GCTCACCAGCGCTGACCTCAAGAAACTTCAAAGAAGCCGACTTTCTCCAAGTGGTGGATTACATCGATCGCAGCATCGCCATTGGTCAAGATGCCAAGAAGATTACTG GTTCAGACAACAAAGCTTTCTTCCATATCTTGGAAACAAACCCAGAGATTCAACAGAAGGTTGCTAAGCTGAAGAATGAAGTGGAGTGCTTCGCTGCCGACTTTCCGATGCCAGGCTTTGACAATTTCTGA
- the LOC139937082 gene encoding COMM domain-containing protein 4-like: MRFRFCGGLDCPDWVLAEISILSKITSVKMKLLCVQVIKDLLGDSIDYEKVYKLTADAKYETGDVKASIAALNFILSSAAKYNVDGESLSNELQQLGLPKEHSSALCRSYQDKLEALQKKFKEQSFRVSKLEAVDWRVDYILGSSELKDVNEPSVQLRLHIKNPDDDSVEPVSFNISADKFRILLSELKQTQQLMDGVA, translated from the exons ATG AGATTTCGATTCTGTGGAGGGTTGGATTGCCCGGACTGGGTCCTGGCCGAAATCAGCATCTTGTCCAAAATT ACATCTGTGAAGATGAAATTACTCTGTGTTCAAGTCATCAAGGATCTTCTCGGAGACAGTATTGAC tatGAAAAAGTATACAAGCTTACAGCTGATGCAAAGTATG AAACTGGTGACGTTAAAGCCAGTATTGCAGCGCTGAATTTCATCTTATCAAGTGCAGCTAAATACAATGTAGACGGAGAGTCTCTATCCAATGAGTTACAGCAGTTGGGTTTACCAAAAG AACATTCCTCAGCTCTGTGTCGGTCCTACCAGGATAAGCTGGAAGCTTTGCAGAAGAAATTTAAAGAGCAGAGCTTTAGAG TTTCAAAGCTAGAGGCGGTTGACTGGCGAGTGGATTATATTCTTGGTTCCAGTGAGCTGAAAGACGTCAATGAGCCCAGCGTTCAGCTCAGACTACACATCAAAAACCCTGACGACGACTCGGTAGAACCGGTCAGCTTTAACATCTCGGCAGATAAATTTAGAATTTTACTCAGTG aaTTGAAGCAGACACAACAGCTTATGGACGGCGTTGCGTAA